The Mycobacterium seoulense genomic interval ATGCGGTAAACGCCGTCGTCCCACATCAGCATGATGAACAGGTGGCCGACGGCCAGGACGATGAGCGCGACCCCGGAGAACCGCATGAACAGCCACGCGAACTTCTCGAAGTTGGGGATGCCGGCCCGGCGCCGCGGCGAGCGCGGGTTGTCGAGGCTGGCGGGCCGGTCGTGGCTGCGCTGCCGCACCGGGGCCACCTGGCCCCGGCCGAGCTGCAGGTCGGGGGAGCTCATCGGAGGTGCTCGGTGATGTGGATGCCGGTCACCACGCCGGCCGGGACCATGAGCAGCAGGAAGACGACGCCGACGATCCAGAACATCACCTTCTGGTAGCGGGGGCCCTCGGACCAGAAGTCGATGAGGATGACTCGAATCCCGTTCAGCCCGTGGAAGAGCACGGCGGCCACCAGCCCGTACTCCATCAGGCCGACGACCGGCGTCTGATAGTCGTGGATCACCGCGTTGTAGGTCTGCGGGCTGACCCGCAGCATCGCGGCGTCCAGCACGTGGACGAACAAGAAGAAGAAGATCGTCGCGCCGCTGATGCGGTGCAGCACCCACGACCACATGCCCGGGTCACCCCGATACAGGGTCCGGGGTGGTCGCCGCCTGCGCGAGGGCGCAGATTCTGGTGCCGGATCCGCGGTCGTCGCCTGTGTGGTCACCCAGTCCTCACCGCCTTCTGACATCGGGGCAGTTCAGCCTAACCCCGCCGGGGCGGCGCCCGCGCCAAGCGGTCCGCCCATCCACGTGCCATGCCGGAGTTAGGGTGGCAGTCTCACGTCCCCTTAGACGAGCGGGGTTGCGTTATGCCGAATATCGATTGGAATGCGCTGCGTCACAAGGCAATCGGTGCCGCGGCGGGGGCCTACGCGCCGTACTCGCGGTTCCCGGTGGGGGCGGCCGCGCTGGTCGACGACGGCCGCGTGGTCACCGGCTGCAATGTGGAAAACATCTCATATGGCCTTGCTCTCTGCGCCGAATGCGGTGTGGTGTGCGCCCTACACACCACCGGCGGCGGCCGGCTGATCGCGCTGGCCTGCGTCGACGGCCGGGGAGCCACCCTGATGCCGTGCGGGCGATGCCGCCAGGTGCTGCTCGAGCACGGCGGCCCCGGGCTGCTGATCGACCATCCGGCCGGGCCCCGCCCCCTCGGCGAGCTGCTTCCCGACGCCTTCAGCGCCGACCTGCCACGGGAACCCCGTTGACCGACTTCGACTTCGACGCGCCGACGGTGATCCGGACCAAGCGCGACGGCGGCCGGCT includes:
- the sdhC gene encoding succinate dehydrogenase, cytochrome b556 subunit; this encodes MWSWVLHRISGATIFFFLFVHVLDAAMLRVSPQTYNAVIHDYQTPVVGLMEYGLVAAVLFHGLNGIRVILIDFWSEGPRYQKVMFWIVGVVFLLLMVPAGVVTGIHITEHLR
- a CDS encoding cytidine deaminase, with product MPNIDWNALRHKAIGAAAGAYAPYSRFPVGAAALVDDGRVVTGCNVENISYGLALCAECGVVCALHTTGGGRLIALACVDGRGATLMPCGRCRQVLLEHGGPGLLIDHPAGPRPLGELLPDAFSADLPREPR